In a genomic window of Trachemys scripta elegans isolate TJP31775 chromosome 12, CAS_Tse_1.0, whole genome shotgun sequence:
- the LOC117885902 gene encoding olfactory receptor 14I1-like codes for MSNQTTVTEFLLLGFSEVRELQILHVVVFLVIYLAALIGNLLIITAVALDQHLHTPMYFFLINLSILDLGSISVIVPKSIANSLLNTRSISYAGCITQVFLFVFFAASNIALLTVMAYDRYVAICQPLHYETVMNRGACVQMAASAWTSGILYSALHTGNTFRLPFCQSNVINQFFCEIPQLLKLFCSDSYLSEVGILGFSACLLLICFALIIVSYVHIFMTVLRIPSEQGKHKTFSTCLPHLTVVSLFFCTGTFAHLKPTSSSASGLDLVVAVLYSVVPPMMNPVIYSMRNKEIKAALRRLTVWKLFTKNNMFVFLL; via the coding sequence atgtccaaccaaaCTACAGTGACtgagttccttctcctgggattctctgaGGTCCGAGAACTGCAGATTTTACATGTTGTGGTGTTTCTGGTAATTTACCTGGCAGCCTTAATTGGGAATCTTCTCATCATCACAGCTGTAGCGCTCGACCAAcatcttcacacccccatgtattttTTCCTGATTAATCTATCCATCCTAGACCTCGGATCCATCTCCGTCATTGTCCCCAAATCCATAGCCAACTCCTTATTGAACACTAGGTCAATTTCCTATGCTGGATGCATCACCCAAGTCTTTCTCTTTGTCTTCTTTGCTGCATCCAATATTGCTTTACTCACTGTCATGGCGTATGACAGATACGTCGccatctgccaaccactgcactaCGAGACAGTGATGAACAGGGGTGCTTGCGTTCAAATGGCAGCCAGTGCCTGGACAAGTGGCATTCTGTACTCTGCCCTGCACACTGGAAACACCTTCAGGTTACCCTTCTGCCAGTCCAATGTCATCaaccagttcttctgtgaaatcccccaaCTACTCAAGCTCTTCTGCTCTGACTCATACCTCAGTGAAGTTGGCATTCTTGGCTTTAGTGCATGTTTGCTATTAATCTGCTTTGCTTTAATCATTGTGTCATATGTTCACATTTTCATGACAGTGCTGAgaatcccctctgagcagggcaAGCATAAAACCTTCTCCACCTGTCTCCCTCACCTCACTGTGGTCTCCTTGTTCTTTTGCACTGGAACCTTTGCCCACCTGAAACCTACCTCCAGCTCAGCATCAGGGCTGGATCTCGTGGTGGCTGTTCTGTATTCTGTGGTGCCTCCAATGATGAATCCAGTCATCTACAGCATGAGGAACAAGGAGATCAAAGCTGCCCTGAGGAGGCTGACTGTGTGGAAGTTATTCACCAAGAATaatatgtttgtctttctcctgtGA